Proteins from a single region of Gorilla gorilla gorilla isolate KB3781 chromosome 16, NHGRI_mGorGor1-v2.1_pri, whole genome shotgun sequence:
- the RHOV gene encoding rho-related GTP-binding protein RhoV codes for MPPRELSEAEPPPLRAPTPPPRRRSAPPELGIKCVLVGDGAVGKSSLIVSYTCNGYPARYRPTALDTFSVQVLVDGAPVRIELWDTAGQEDFDRLRSLCYPDTDVFLACFSVVQPSSFQNITEKWLPEIRTHNPQAPVLLVGTQADLRDDVNVLIQLDQGGREGPVPQPQAQGLAEKIRACCYLECSALTQKNLKEVFDSAILSAIEHKARLEKKLNAKGVRTLSRCRWKKFFCFV; via the exons ATGCCGCCGCGGGAGCTGAGCGAGGCCGAGCCGCCCCCGCTCCGGGCCCCGACCCCTCCCCCGCGGCGGCGTAGCGCGCCCCCAGAGCTGGGCATCAAGTGCGTGCTGGTGGGCGACGGCGCCGTGGGCAAGAGCAGCCTCATCGTCAGCTACACCTGCAATGGGTACCCCGCGCGCTACCGGCCCACTGCGCTGGACACCTTCTCTG TGCAAGTCCTGGTGGATGGAGCTCCGGTGCGCATTGAGCTCTGGGACACAGCGGGACAG GAGGATTTTGACCGACTTCGTTCCCTTTGCTACCCGGATACCGATGTCTTCCTGGCGTGCTTCAGCGTGGTGCAGCCCAGCTCCTTTCAAAACATCACAGAGAAATGGCTGCCCGAGATCCGCACGCACAACCCCCAGGCGCCTGTGCTGCTGGTGGGCACCCAGGCCGACCTGAGGGACGATGTCAACGTACTGATTCAGCTGGACCAGGGGGGCCGGGAGGGCCCCGTGCCCCAACCCCAGGCTCAGGGTCTAGCCGAGAAGATCCGAGCCTGCTGCTACCTTGAATGCTCAGCCTTGACGCAGAAGAACTTGAAGGAAGTATTTGACTCGGCTATTCTCAGTGCCATTGAGCACAAAGCCCGGCTGGAGAAGAAACTGAATGCCAAAGGTGTGCGCACCCTCTCCCGCTGCCGCTGGAAGAAGTTCTTCTGCTTCGTTTGA